A region from the Pseudomonas promysalinigenes genome encodes:
- a CDS encoding ABC transporter substrate-binding protein has protein sequence MPALHRLFATGSLALALTACSPADNSSTSNSLSVAFWGDNTTLVSVDPFQVYWLEHRVLLRNVAESLTDQDPDSGRIIPWLAKSWEISADALDYTFHLRQDVTFSNGERFDAHAVKAAFDSNKAFATQLPATFGATYLAGYDHAEVIDDFTIRLVLSRPNAGFLQATSTTNLAILAPASYQLTAQERSLGKIIGTGPFILEHYTPEVGARLVKRPDYAWPSANMRNQGPAHVDAVDISYIPEESVRNGLFLQGKADILWPRNPFSEIDLNLFKSKGATIQSRSLPGPALNLYPNTRNDRLLADRQVRQALQKAIDRTSYAHTVYNASFPVVSGVFDLTTPYFKAQSSKLAYDPEGAEQLLDAAGWHKGEDGYRHKNGNRLTLRYNLTPAESAGDVLVQDQLRKVGIELKLNVLTRAEWVAGNASGNYDLTSTYMTRADPIILQTILDPRAANSATLATNTYEPLALTIAQGLFDSGITATADGQRAKAYGQLQDLLIDEASAFPLYERVWQAATAARVKDFRWTAEGFALFSDIQVGQP, from the coding sequence TTTCAGGTCTACTGGCTGGAGCATCGCGTGCTGCTGCGCAACGTCGCTGAATCACTCACAGACCAAGACCCAGACAGCGGGCGCATAATCCCATGGCTGGCTAAAAGCTGGGAAATCAGTGCCGACGCCCTCGACTACACCTTCCACTTGCGCCAGGACGTCACGTTCAGCAATGGCGAGCGCTTCGATGCCCACGCGGTGAAAGCTGCCTTTGACAGCAATAAAGCGTTCGCCACCCAGTTACCCGCGACTTTCGGTGCCACCTACCTCGCCGGCTACGACCACGCTGAGGTCATCGATGACTTCACCATACGGCTGGTGCTGTCACGGCCCAACGCAGGCTTCCTTCAAGCAACTTCCACCACCAATTTGGCGATCCTCGCCCCGGCCTCGTATCAACTGACTGCGCAAGAACGCTCCCTGGGCAAAATCATCGGTACTGGCCCGTTCATCCTCGAGCACTATACCCCCGAGGTAGGCGCTCGTTTGGTCAAACGACCAGACTATGCCTGGCCGTCGGCCAACATGCGCAACCAGGGGCCGGCACACGTGGACGCCGTAGACATTAGTTACATCCCCGAAGAAAGCGTGCGTAATGGCCTGTTCCTCCAGGGCAAGGCCGATATCCTGTGGCCACGTAACCCGTTCTCGGAAATCGACCTGAACCTGTTCAAGTCCAAGGGCGCGACCATCCAGAGCCGCTCGCTGCCGGGGCCGGCGCTGAACCTTTATCCCAACACCCGCAATGACCGCCTGCTGGCCGACCGGCAAGTGCGCCAGGCGCTGCAGAAAGCCATCGACCGCACCAGCTACGCGCACACCGTTTACAACGCCTCCTTCCCGGTGGTGAGCGGGGTCTTTGACCTCACCACGCCGTATTTCAAAGCCCAATCCAGCAAGCTTGCCTACGACCCCGAGGGGGCCGAGCAACTGCTTGACGCTGCCGGTTGGCACAAGGGCGAGGACGGCTACCGGCACAAGAACGGCAACCGCCTGACCCTTCGCTACAACCTCACCCCTGCCGAAAGCGCCGGCGACGTGTTGGTACAGGACCAACTGCGCAAGGTGGGTATAGAGCTCAAACTCAATGTGCTGACCCGCGCCGAATGGGTTGCTGGTAACGCATCAGGCAACTATGACCTGACCTCCACCTATATGACCCGCGCCGACCCAATTATCCTGCAGACGATACTCGACCCCCGCGCGGCCAATAGCGCCACATTGGCCACCAACACCTACGAACCACTCGCGTTGACCATAGCCCAAGGTCTGTTCGATAGCGGAATCACCGCCACCGCCGACGGGCAACGGGCTAAAGCCTACGGCCAACTGCAAGACTTGCTGATCGACGAGGCCTCAGCGTTCCCGCTGTACGAGCGCGTCTGGCAGGCCGCCACTGCAGCGCGAGTCAAGGATTTCCGCTGGACAGCTGAGGGCTTCGCCTTGTTCAGCGACATCCAGGTCGGCCAGCCATGA
- a CDS encoding ABC transporter permease, with amino-acid sequence MRGYLTGRIGQALLVLWGAYTITYFILYLLPGDTLAIMLSASGMEADGLSSEDLAKARAYYGLDKGLFEQYLHLLWRALHGDLGQSLSLGRPVTSLLAERLPQTLALAGSAIVLSLVAGIGLAYLTAYVQWRPLKMALARLPSLGFSMPVFWMGLLLIQVFAFALGWFPATGSQGLASLVLPAITLAIPSAAVYAQVLHRGFQGVWQEPYISTAFAKGLSRAQVQARHALRNAALPLLTLVGLQVGNTVSGAVLVETIFSRNGIGRLAQEAVLRQDIPVVLAIVAVSATAFVVVNLLVDLLYPYLDPRITHNGKVN; translated from the coding sequence ATGAGGGGCTATCTGACCGGCCGCATCGGCCAGGCGCTGCTGGTGCTTTGGGGCGCCTACACCATCACCTATTTCATTCTTTATCTGCTGCCCGGCGATACCCTAGCGATCATGCTCAGCGCCTCCGGAATGGAAGCAGATGGTCTGTCATCCGAAGACCTGGCCAAGGCCCGCGCCTACTACGGGCTCGACAAAGGGCTTTTCGAGCAGTATCTCCATCTACTGTGGCGCGCGTTGCACGGCGACCTTGGGCAGTCGCTGTCATTGGGTAGGCCAGTGACTTCGCTGCTGGCCGAACGCCTGCCGCAAACACTGGCGCTGGCGGGGTCTGCCATCGTGCTGTCGCTGGTGGCTGGGATTGGTCTGGCCTATCTGACCGCTTATGTGCAATGGCGCCCACTGAAGATGGCCTTGGCCCGCCTGCCCTCCCTGGGCTTTTCGATGCCGGTGTTCTGGATGGGCCTGCTGCTGATCCAGGTGTTCGCTTTTGCCCTGGGCTGGTTTCCGGCTACCGGTAGCCAGGGCCTCGCCAGCCTGGTGTTGCCGGCAATCACCTTGGCGATACCCAGCGCCGCCGTATACGCCCAGGTGTTGCACCGTGGTTTCCAGGGGGTGTGGCAGGAACCCTACATAAGCACAGCCTTCGCAAAAGGCCTGAGCCGAGCCCAAGTACAAGCCCGTCACGCCCTCCGTAACGCGGCCTTGCCGCTGCTGACGCTGGTGGGCTTGCAGGTCGGCAACACGGTGTCTGGCGCCGTGCTGGTGGAGACCATTTTCTCGCGTAACGGTATCGGTCGGCTGGCCCAAGAGGCCGTACTGCGCCAGGACATCCCGGTAGTACTGGCCATCGTCGCGGTATCGGCCACTGCATTCGTGGTGGTCAACCTGCTCGTCGATTTGCTCTATCCCTACCTCGACCCGCGTATCACCCACAATGGCAAGGTGAACTGA